From a region of the Rouxiella sp. S1S-2 genome:
- a CDS encoding multidrug ABC transporter permease/ATP-binding protein, which translates to MELLRVVFKQYRWPFLGVIALSLASAALGIGLIAFINIKLIVTSHASMAVLPQFLALLLLLMLITLGSQLALTVLGHHFVYKLRGQFIKRIMDTDIERIEQIGNAQLLASLSSDIRNITLAFVRLPELLQGMILTLGCAAYLGWLSPKMLAVTAVWLVVTIWVSFKLVAKVYSHLGHVREAEDRLQKDYETVIQGRKELALNRQRAQQIYQDDYQQDAATYRKHIIGADTFHLSAVNWSNIMMLGAIGMVFYMANSLGWSNNAVAATFSLTLLFLRTPLLQAVGALPTLLSAQVAFSKLKTLRLAEYHPTFAQAQPNRQWQRLELRDLTFAYQGQGFALGPLNLTIKRGERVFLIGGNGSGKSTLAMLLTGLYTPQSGQILLDEEVIEAKNIEDYRQLFSAVFTDFHLFGQMMGPNGQKPDPKIVENWLNHLKMTAKLEIDNNKIANLQLSQGQRKRVALLLAAAEGRDFLLLDEWAADQDPQFRSVFYRDLLPQLTAMGKTVLAISHDDRYFLHADRLLEMRQGQLRELIGSERDEASRDAVAAIN; encoded by the coding sequence ATGGAGCTTTTGCGCGTCGTTTTTAAACAATATCGCTGGCCGTTCCTCGGCGTGATTGCGTTAAGCCTGGCCAGTGCGGCGTTGGGGATTGGACTCATCGCCTTCATTAATATCAAGCTTATTGTAACTTCACACGCCTCTATGGCCGTGCTGCCGCAGTTTTTGGCGCTTTTACTGCTGCTGATGCTGATTACACTCGGCTCCCAGCTGGCGCTTACCGTCCTCGGGCACCATTTCGTCTATAAGCTGCGCGGTCAGTTTATCAAACGCATTATGGATACTGATATTGAACGCATCGAACAGATTGGCAATGCGCAGCTGCTCGCCAGCCTGAGCAGCGATATTCGTAATATCACGCTGGCGTTTGTGCGCCTTCCCGAGCTGCTTCAGGGCATGATTCTCACCCTTGGTTGTGCCGCGTATTTGGGCTGGCTATCGCCTAAAATGCTGGCGGTAACCGCCGTCTGGCTGGTGGTAACGATTTGGGTTAGCTTTAAACTGGTGGCGAAAGTTTACAGTCACCTCGGCCACGTGCGTGAGGCGGAGGACCGTTTGCAAAAAGACTATGAAACGGTGATTCAGGGTCGCAAAGAGCTGGCGCTTAATCGTCAGCGCGCGCAGCAGATTTATCAGGACGATTATCAGCAGGATGCGGCTACCTATCGCAAGCATATTATTGGCGCAGACACTTTCCACCTGAGTGCGGTTAACTGGTCGAATATCATGATGCTCGGCGCCATCGGCATGGTGTTTTACATGGCAAACTCGCTGGGATGGTCAAACAATGCCGTTGCTGCAACTTTTTCACTGACGCTGCTGTTTTTACGCACGCCGCTGTTGCAGGCGGTGGGGGCCTTACCGACTCTGCTCTCTGCACAAGTGGCTTTTAGTAAGCTAAAAACGCTGCGCTTGGCCGAATACCACCCAACGTTTGCCCAAGCGCAGCCAAACAGGCAGTGGCAGCGACTCGAACTGCGTGATTTAACGTTTGCTTATCAGGGACAGGGGTTTGCCTTAGGCCCGCTCAATCTCACTATCAAGCGCGGTGAAAGGGTGTTTTTGATTGGCGGTAACGGCAGTGGAAAATCAACGCTGGCCATGCTGCTGACCGGGCTGTATACCCCGCAGTCTGGCCAGATTCTGCTCGATGAGGAGGTGATAGAGGCAAAAAATATTGAAGACTATCGCCAACTTTTCTCAGCGGTGTTTACCGATTTCCACCTGTTTGGTCAAATGATGGGGCCAAACGGCCAAAAGCCCGATCCCAAAATTGTAGAAAACTGGCTGAACCACTTAAAAATGACCGCTAAGCTAGAAATCGATAACAATAAAATTGCCAATCTGCAGCTTTCTCAGGGACAGCGAAAGCGCGTTGCTCTGCTGCTGGCGGCGGCGGAAGGGCGAGACTTTCTGCTGCTTGACGAATGGGCTGCAGATCAAGATCCGCAGTTTCGCAGCGTATTTTACCGCGATCTGTTGCCGCAGCTCACGGCAATGGGCAAAACTGTATTAGCTATCAGCCATGACGATCGCTACTTCCTGCACGCCGACCGATTGCTCGAAATGCGTCAGGGACAACTTCGAGAGCTCATTGGCAGCGAACGCGACGAGGCGTCGCGTGATGCCGTGGCGGCTATAAACTAG
- a CDS encoding DUF445 domain-containing protein: MDKENELRRSKRNALLLLLTAAGLFAITLFLPPNFWVSGLKAISEAAMVGALADWFAVVALFKRVPIPFIASHTAIIPKNKHKIADNLAIFVQEKFLDPGSLVRLIRQHDPAKAIGNWLTSEDNARQFGGYLVSIMRNFLDITDDRRIQQLVKDALYAAIDKVDLSKSVATLLESLTKDGRHQALLDQAMQKLIALLEQPASREFIAMQIVRWVKREHPIKSKMLPTEWLGENGASMVSNAVNSLLDDIGNDRGHALRQSFDRVVEKFITRLQNDPTMAAKAEEIKRYLKNDPKLNQYVIGLWGDLRQWIKDDLDRPDSMLHARVTESGLWLGNMLSRDPGLRESMNTQMEILAEKMAPDFAQFLTRHISDTVKSWDEKDMSRQIELNIGKDLQFIRINGTLVGAGIGLILYLISQLPQVVPMVWQYVR, translated from the coding sequence ATGGACAAAGAAAATGAACTCAGAAGAAGTAAACGTAACGCGCTGCTGCTGCTGTTAACTGCCGCAGGGCTGTTCGCGATCACCCTTTTTTTGCCGCCAAACTTTTGGGTTTCCGGGTTAAAAGCCATCAGCGAAGCGGCTATGGTGGGCGCACTCGCCGATTGGTTTGCGGTTGTGGCGCTGTTTAAAAGAGTGCCCATCCCCTTTATTGCCTCACATACCGCGATCATTCCCAAAAACAAACACAAGATTGCCGATAATTTGGCGATTTTCGTGCAGGAAAAGTTTCTTGACCCAGGGTCACTGGTACGGTTGATTCGCCAGCATGATCCGGCGAAGGCCATCGGCAACTGGCTGACATCCGAGGATAACGCCCGACAATTTGGCGGATATCTGGTCAGCATCATGCGCAACTTTCTCGATATTACCGACGACCGGCGCATTCAGCAGTTGGTAAAAGACGCGCTCTATGCGGCAATTGATAAGGTTGACCTGTCGAAATCGGTCGCCACACTGCTCGAAAGCCTGACCAAAGACGGTCGACATCAGGCACTGCTGGACCAGGCGATGCAAAAACTTATTGCCCTGCTTGAGCAACCGGCGAGCCGGGAGTTTATTGCCATGCAGATAGTGCGCTGGGTGAAACGTGAGCACCCGATCAAGTCAAAAATGTTGCCAACGGAGTGGCTGGGTGAAAACGGTGCCTCGATGGTGTCAAATGCAGTCAATTCGCTGCTTGATGATATCGGCAACGATCGCGGCCACGCCCTGCGCCAAAGCTTTGACCGGGTTGTGGAAAAATTTATTACTCGTCTGCAAAACGATCCGACAATGGCGGCTAAAGCGGAAGAAATTAAACGTTACCTGAAAAACGATCCAAAGCTTAATCAATATGTTATCGGACTTTGGGGCGATCTGCGTCAGTGGATTAAGGACGATCTTGACCGCCCTGACTCCATGTTGCATGCGCGGGTTACTGAATCAGGCCTGTGGCTCGGAAATATGCTGAGCCGTGACCCTGGTCTGCGTGAGTCGATGAATACACAAATGGAAATACTGGCCGAGAAAATGGCACCTGATTTCGCCCAGTTCCTGACCCGCCACATTAGCGATACAGTTAAAAGTTGGGACGAGAAAGACATGTCGCGACAGATTGAGCTAAATATTGGTAAAGACCTGCAGTTTATTCGTATCAACGGCACGCTGGTCGGTGCGGGGATCGGGCTGATACTTTACCTTATTTCACAACTTCCTCAGGTTGTTCCAATGGTATGGCAATACGTTCGCTAA
- a CDS encoding glycerol dehydrogenase — translation MSKFIFSSPRKYVQGRGVIDELGEYLPALGGKSFLIADEMVWGIVGERVKRSLDKANVEFSYELFNGEASSNEITRLVNLARKQGTHVVVGLGGGKTLDTVKAIADELKQCVAIVPTAASTDAPCSALSVIYTDEGVFDTYRFYDKNPDLVLVDTQVCAQAPVRLFASGIADGLATYVEAQAVLRSHGSSMVGGSPTIAGMAIAEACEKTLLTHGFSAYAAVEQKLVTPAVDAVVEANTLLSGLGFENAGLAGAHAIHNGFTAIKGDVHHLTHGEKVAYGTLTQMVLEQRPDDEIAKYVRFYRSINMPTTLKEMHLDQESYENLVKVGALAGGEGDTLGNLNPNLTPEDVANAILAVDAFSKTVK, via the coding sequence ATGAGTAAATTTATCTTTTCTTCCCCACGTAAATACGTTCAAGGTCGTGGCGTAATTGACGAACTCGGCGAATACCTCCCCGCGCTAGGCGGAAAATCTTTTCTGATAGCGGATGAAATGGTGTGGGGTATTGTCGGTGAGCGAGTCAAGCGCTCGTTGGATAAAGCCAATGTTGAATTCAGCTATGAACTGTTTAACGGTGAAGCTTCAAGCAACGAGATAACCCGACTGGTAAACCTGGCGCGTAAGCAGGGTACCCACGTCGTGGTTGGACTCGGCGGCGGTAAAACGCTGGATACCGTTAAGGCCATCGCCGACGAATTAAAGCAGTGTGTCGCGATTGTCCCTACCGCCGCGTCAACCGATGCACCCTGTAGCGCACTCTCGGTTATCTATACCGATGAGGGCGTGTTTGATACCTACCGCTTTTACGATAAAAATCCTGATCTGGTGCTGGTGGATACTCAAGTCTGTGCTCAAGCACCGGTGAGGCTTTTTGCCTCGGGTATTGCCGACGGTTTGGCAACCTACGTTGAGGCCCAGGCGGTGCTGCGCTCCCACGGCTCTTCAATGGTCGGCGGGTCGCCGACTATCGCCGGTATGGCCATTGCCGAGGCCTGTGAGAAAACGCTGCTCACCCACGGCTTTAGCGCCTACGCCGCTGTTGAACAAAAGCTGGTTACGCCAGCTGTTGATGCAGTGGTTGAGGCCAACACGCTGCTCTCCGGTTTGGGATTTGAAAATGCCGGTCTTGCCGGTGCTCATGCTATTCACAACGGTTTTACCGCCATTAAAGGTGACGTGCATCATCTTACGCACGGCGAAAAGGTTGCCTATGGCACACTGACTCAGATGGTGCTAGAACAGCGTCCCGATGACGAGATAGCAAAATACGTGCGTTTCTACCGTTCTATCAATATGCCAACAACCTTGAAAGAGATGCATCTCGACCAGGAGAGCTATGAAAATCTGGTTAAGGTGGGGGCATTAGCGGGAGGTGAAGGGGATACGCTGGGCAATCTTAACCCGAATCTTACACCGGAGGACGTCGCCAATGCCATTCTTGCGGTAGATGCCTTCAGTAAAACGGTGAAATAA
- a CDS encoding glucan biosynthesis protein D, with translation MERRAFIKASMAFAAYCGVPAMASLFTGSAEAAQGNVADGGATAFDFSVLQKMAASLAKQPYGGAPEALPDTLANLTPQAYNSIQYDHAHSLWHDIPNRQLDVELFHVGMGFKRRVKMFALDGDKNQAREIHFRPELFNYHDAGVDTKQLEGKSNLGFAGFKVNKAPELTQRDVVSFLGASYFRAVDDTYQYGLSARGVAIDTFTDQPEEFPDFVSFWFETPKADSTTFVVYALLDGPSVTGAYRFTIHCEPTRVVMEIDKHLHARKDVKQLGISPMTSMFSCGTNERMRCDTIHPQIHDSDRLAMWRGNGEWVCRPLNNPQKLQFNAYEDENPKGFGLLQLDHDFNDYQDVIGWYNKRPSLWVEPKGNWGKGSINLMEIPTTGETLDNVVCFWQPEKPIKAGDSVDFSYRLYWSGEPPVRSPMAKVLATRTGMGGFPEGWAPGEHYPAVWARRFGVDFIGGELKAYADKGIEPVITVSSGKIGSIEILYVQPFDGYRILFDWTPTSDSVEPVELRMFLRSHDHALSETWLYQYFPPAADKRKYVDDRQMS, from the coding sequence ATGGAACGAAGAGCATTTATTAAAGCTTCAATGGCGTTTGCTGCCTATTGTGGTGTGCCTGCAATGGCCTCACTGTTCACCGGTTCTGCCGAAGCGGCGCAGGGGAATGTAGCCGACGGCGGCGCTACCGCCTTTGATTTCTCCGTTTTGCAGAAAATGGCCGCTTCTTTAGCGAAACAACCCTATGGCGGCGCACCTGAGGCACTGCCGGATACGCTGGCGAACCTTACCCCACAGGCCTACAACAGCATTCAGTACGATCACGCCCATTCACTGTGGCACGATATTCCAAACCGCCAGCTGGACGTTGAGTTATTCCACGTCGGCATGGGCTTCAAACGCAGAGTGAAGATGTTTGCACTCGACGGTGACAAGAATCAGGCGCGTGAAATCCACTTCCGCCCAGAGTTGTTTAACTATCACGATGCGGGTGTTGATACCAAGCAGCTTGAAGGCAAATCGAATCTTGGATTTGCCGGTTTTAAAGTGAACAAGGCACCTGAGCTGACACAGCGCGACGTGGTCTCCTTCCTGGGTGCCAGCTATTTCCGTGCCGTTGACGACACCTATCAGTACGGTTTGTCTGCGCGCGGCGTGGCGATAGACACCTTCACCGACCAGCCGGAAGAGTTCCCGGATTTTGTCTCTTTCTGGTTTGAAACCCCTAAAGCTGACTCCACCACTTTCGTGGTTTATGCGCTGCTTGATGGCCCAAGCGTCACCGGAGCCTATCGCTTCACTATTCACTGCGAGCCAACGCGCGTAGTCATGGAAATCGACAAGCATTTGCATGCCCGTAAAGACGTCAAGCAGCTGGGCATTTCACCGATGACCAGCATGTTCAGCTGTGGCACCAACGAGCGTATGCGCTGTGACACTATTCATCCGCAGATCCACGACTCCGATCGTTTGGCAATGTGGCGTGGGAACGGCGAATGGGTTTGTCGTCCGCTGAACAATCCGCAGAAACTTCAGTTCAACGCCTATGAAGATGAGAATCCAAAAGGTTTTGGTTTGCTGCAGCTGGATCACGATTTCAATGATTATCAGGACGTGATCGGCTGGTACAACAAGCGACCTAGTCTGTGGGTAGAGCCAAAAGGCAACTGGGGTAAAGGATCGATTAATCTGATGGAGATCCCGACCACCGGCGAAACCCTCGATAACGTAGTGTGCTTCTGGCAGCCTGAAAAGCCGATTAAAGCGGGAGATTCAGTAGACTTTAGCTATCGCCTTTACTGGAGCGGCGAGCCGCCTGTGCGTAGCCCAATGGCCAAAGTATTGGCAACCCGCACCGGCATGGGCGGATTCCCAGAAGGCTGGGCGCCAGGTGAGCACTATCCCGCGGTGTGGGCACGTCGTTTTGGCGTGGACTTCATTGGTGGGGAGCTCAAAGCCTACGCTGATAAAGGTATCGAACCAGTGATAACGGTGTCATCAGGCAAGATAGGCAGCATTGAGATTCTTTACGTTCAGCCGTTTGACGGATATCGCATTCTTTTCGACTGGACGCCAACCAGCGACTCGGTTGAGCCGGTTGAGCTTCGTATGTTCCTGCGTTCGCACGACCATGCTCTGAGTGAAACCTGGTTGTATCAGTATTTCCCACCGGCAGCGGACAAGCGTAAGTACGTAGACGATCGCCAGATGTCTTAA
- a CDS encoding pyridoxal-dependent decarboxylase, producing the protein MHSLLQHDLDHLPEILKQACDTALAHLSALPERPVCAPEEHQHLKLGDDRLPETGVGAQQAIAQFWQDYAQGFSASAGPRYFAFVTGGATPAALAADWLVSAIDQNTQLHFDSVASAIELATISQLKQLLGLPESQCGSFVSGATMANFVSMAIARQWLGQQRGVDVAQQGLHALGPIRVISAAAHSSSVKALSMLGIGRDALVNVATLPNSEAIDPIALEQALIENDGLPTLVLASAGTVNTVAFDNLPALLSLRERFGFWLHVDAAFGGVAAASTRYAPLLEGWQQADSITVDAHKWLNVPYDSAVQFTAGQHLALQVQVFQNHSAYLEPPSVRPDNYLHLTPENSRRFRALPVWMALKAYGRDGIAEIIDRNVELAKKLASKLEHTSGFRLLTPVLLNVVCFALDSADGTPVEVARRNQFLKLLDKGGVVRCTATTLAGKPGIRAALVNWMTEEVDIDLALQSMIECRKEV; encoded by the coding sequence ATGCATTCTCTTTTGCAACACGACTTGGACCACCTACCCGAGATTCTGAAACAGGCCTGTGATACTGCGCTAGCACACCTTAGCGCTCTCCCTGAACGCCCCGTTTGTGCCCCCGAAGAACATCAACACTTAAAGCTCGGTGACGATCGGCTGCCGGAAACCGGCGTGGGAGCGCAGCAGGCAATAGCACAATTCTGGCAAGATTATGCTCAAGGTTTCTCTGCCAGCGCGGGCCCTCGCTACTTCGCGTTTGTCACCGGGGGGGCGACGCCGGCGGCGCTGGCCGCAGATTGGCTAGTGAGCGCGATTGACCAGAATACCCAGTTGCATTTTGACTCTGTAGCATCGGCTATCGAACTGGCAACCATTAGCCAGTTAAAACAGCTGCTGGGGCTGCCGGAGAGCCAGTGCGGCTCTTTTGTCAGCGGCGCCACCATGGCTAACTTTGTTAGCATGGCGATTGCGCGGCAATGGCTGGGACAACAACGCGGCGTAGATGTTGCCCAACAGGGCCTGCACGCACTCGGCCCTATTAGGGTGATTTCTGCGGCGGCGCACTCTAGCAGCGTAAAGGCGTTAAGCATGCTCGGAATTGGCCGCGATGCGCTGGTCAACGTGGCGACGCTGCCCAACAGTGAAGCCATTGACCCGATAGCCCTGGAACAGGCGCTCATCGAAAATGATGGCCTGCCAACCCTGGTGCTGGCCAGTGCCGGAACGGTTAATACCGTGGCCTTCGACAACCTGCCCGCCCTGCTGTCACTGCGTGAACGTTTTGGCTTTTGGCTGCACGTTGATGCGGCGTTTGGCGGCGTAGCTGCAGCATCTACGCGCTATGCGCCACTGCTTGAAGGCTGGCAACAGGCCGACTCTATCACCGTTGATGCTCACAAATGGTTGAACGTACCCTACGACAGCGCGGTGCAGTTTACCGCCGGGCAGCATCTCGCCTTGCAGGTTCAGGTATTTCAAAATCACTCTGCCTATCTCGAGCCACCGAGCGTCAGGCCAGACAACTACCTGCATCTTACGCCGGAGAACTCGCGTCGTTTTCGCGCTTTACCGGTCTGGATGGCACTAAAGGCCTATGGCCGTGACGGCATCGCCGAGATTATCGATAGAAACGTTGAATTGGCAAAAAAACTGGCAAGTAAATTAGAACACACCTCGGGATTTAGGCTTTTGACACCGGTTTTACTGAATGTGGTCTGTTTTGCCCTTGATTCCGCCGATGGCACGCCGGTTGAAGTCGCCAGACGTAATCAGTTTCTTAAACTCTTAGACAAAGGGGGCGTGGTTCGCTGCACGGCGACTACGTTAGCCGGTAAACCCGGTATTCGCGCGGCGCTGGTCAACTGGATGACGGAAGAAGTTGATATTGATTTGGCGCTACAATCGATGATTGAATGCAGAAAAGAGGTGTAA
- the dsrB gene encoding protein DsrB — MKVNDLVTVKTDGGPRREGKVLAVETFYEGVMYLVSLEEYPAGIWFFNETQSKDGTFVEPRDAH; from the coding sequence ATGAAGGTTAACGATCTGGTGACGGTAAAAACTGACGGTGGTCCGCGTCGCGAGGGTAAAGTTCTGGCAGTTGAAACATTTTATGAAGGGGTGATGTATCTGGTCTCGCTGGAGGAGTATCCGGCAGGCATTTGGTTCTTTAACGAAACACAAAGTAAAGACGGGACTTTCGTTGAGCCGCGTGACGCGCATTAA